The DNA window GTTATTCCCCTGTTGCTCCCTCTGGTAGTTTTCCTGTTCTTCCCTCTGGTGATTCCCCTGTTGCTCCCTCTGGTGGTTTCCCTGTTCTTCCCTCTGGTTATTCCCCTGTTGCTCCCTCTGGTGGTTTCCCTGTTCTTCCCTCTGATGATTCCCCTGTTGCTCCCTCCGGTGGTTTCCCTGTTCTTCCCTCTGGTGATTCCCCTGTTGCTCCCTCCGGTGGTTTCCCTGTTCTTCCCTCTGGTGATTCCCCTGTTGCTCCCTCTGGTGGTTTCCCTGTTGCTCCCTCTGGTTATTCCCCTGTTGCTCCCTCTGGTTATTCCCCTGTTGCTCCCTCTGGTAGTTTTCCTGTTCTTCCCTCTGGTGATTCCCCTGTTGCTCCCTCTGGTGGTTTCCCTGTTGCTCCCTCTGGTTATTCCCCTGTTGGTCCCTCTGGTAGTTTCCCTGTTCTTCCCTCTGGTGATTCCCCTGTTGCTCCCTCTGGTGGTTTCCCTGTTCTTCCCTCTGGTGATTCCCCTGTTGCTCCCTCTGGTGGTTTCCCTGTTCTTCCCTCTGGTGATTCCCCTGTTGCTCCCTCCGGTGGTTTCCCTGTTCTTCCCTCTGGTGATTCCCCTGTTGCTCCCTCGGGTTATTCCCCTGTTGTTCCCTCTGGTAGTTTCCCTGTTCTTCCCTCTGGTGATTCCCCAGTTGCTCCCTCCGGTGGTTTCCCTGTTCTTCCCTCTGGTGATTCCCCTGTTGCTCCCTCTGGTAGTTTCCCTGTTCTTCCCTCTGGTGATTCCCCAGTTGCTCCCTCCGGTGGTTTCCCTGTTGTTGTTCCTCTGGTTATTCCTCTGTTGTTCCCTCTGGTAGTTTCCTGTTCTTCCCTCTGGTGATTCCCTGTTGTTCCCTCCAGGTGGTTTCCCTGTTCTTCCCTCTGGTGATTCCCCTGTTGCCCCTCTGGTTATTCCCCTGTTGTTCCCTCTGGTGGTTTCCCTGTTCTTCCCTCTGGTGATTCCCCTGTTGCTCCCTCTGGTAGTTTCCCTGTTCTTCCCTCTGGTGATTCCCTTGTTGCTCCCTCTGGTGGTTTCCCTGTTGCTCCCTCTGGTTATTCCCCTGTTGCTCCCTCTGGTAGTTTCCCTGTTCTTCCCTCTAGTCATTTCCCTGTTGCTCCCTCTGGTGGTTCCCCTGTTGCTCCCTCTAGCAGTTTCCCTGTTCTTCCCTCTGCTGGTTCCCCTGTTGCTACTTCTGGTGGTTCCCCTGTTGGTCCCTCTGGTAGTTTCCCTATTCCTCCCTCTGGTGGTTTCCCTGTTCTTCCCTCTGGTGGTTCCCCTGTTGGTCCCTCTGGTAGTTCCCCTATCCTTCCCTCCGGTGGGTCCTCTGTTGCCTCTTCTGGTGGTTCCCCTGTTGGTCCCTCTGGTAGTTTCCCTATTCCTCCCTCTGGTGGTTTCCCTGTTCTTCCCTCTGGTGGTTCCCCTGTTGGTCCCTCTGGTAGTTTCCCTATCCTTCCCTCCGGTGGGTCCTCTGTTGCCTCTTCTGGTGGTTCCCCTGTTGGTCCCTCTGGTAGTTTCCCTATTCTTCCCTCTGGTGATTCCCCTGTTGTTCCCTCTGGTGGTTCCCCTGTCGCTCCCTCTGGTAGTTTCCCTATTCTTACCTCTGGTGATTCCCCTGTTGCTCCCTCTGGTGGTTCCCCTGTCGCTCCCTCTGGTAGTTTCCCTATTCTTACCTCTGGTGATTCCCCTGTTGTTCCCTCTGGTAGTTTCCCTATTCTTCCCTCTCTGGTACCCCCTGTTGCTCCTTCTGGTGGTTCCCCTGTTGCTCCCTCTGGCAGTTTCCCTATTCTTCCCTCTGGTGATTCCCCTGTTGCTCCCTCTGGTAGTTTCCCTATTCCTCCCTCTGGTAATTCCCCTGTTGCTCCTTCTGGTGGTTCCCCTGTTGCTCCCTCTGGCAGTTTCCCTATTCTTCCCTCTGGTGATTCCCCTGTTGCTCCCTCTGGTAGTTTCCCTATTCCTCCCTCTGGTAATTCCCCTGTTGCTCCTTCTGGTGGTTCCCCTGTTGCTCCCTCTGGCAGTTTCCCTATTCTTCCCTCTGGTGATTCCCCTGTTGCTCACTCTGGTAGTTTCCCTATTCTTCCCTCTGGTGATTCCCCTGTTGCTCCCTCTGGTGATTCCCCTGTTGCTCCTTCTGGTGATTCCCCTGTTGCTCCCTCTGGTAGTTTCCCTGTTCTTCCCTCTGGTGATTCCCCTGTTGCTCCCCTCTGGTAGTTTCCTGTTCTTCCCCTCTGGTGATTCCCCTGTTACTCCTTCTCTGGTGATTCCCTGTTGCTCCCTCTGGTAGTTTCCTGTTCTTCCCCCTGGTGATTCCCCTGTTGCTCCTTCTGGTGATTCCCCTGTTGCTCCCTCTGGTAGTTTCCCTGTTCTTCCGTCTGATGATTCCCCTGTTGCTCCCTCTGGTAGTTTCCCTGTTCTTCCCTCTGGTGATTCCCCTGTTACTCCTTCTGGTGATTCCCCTGTTGCTCCCTCTGGTAGTTTCCCTGTTCTTTCCCCTGGTGATTCCCCTGTTGCTCCTTCTGGTGATTCCCCTGTTGCTCCCTCTGGTAGTTTCCCTGTTCTTCCGTCTGATGATTCCCCTGTTGCTCCCTCTGGTAGTTTCCCTGTTCTTCCCTCTGATGATTCCCCTGTTGCTCCCTCTGGTAGTTTCCCTGTTCTTCCCTCTGATGATTCCCCTGTTGCTCCTTCTGGTGATTTCCCTGTCGCTCCCTCTGGTAGTTTCCCTGTTCTTCCCTCTGGCGATTCCCCTGTCGCTCCATGTGGGGGTTCACCTGTCGCTCCCTCCGGTGATTCCCCTATCGCTGCCTCTGGTGGTTCGCCTGTCGCTCCCACCGGTGATTCCCCTGTTGCTCCTTCTGGTGGTTCCCCTGGAGAGACCCCTTGCGGTGTATCTCCCACATGCCGAAGGAAGAAGTGTTGTGTGGTACTGCTGTTACCTGATAAAGGGGTAAGTGACTTTCCTTTTGGAGCAGTGAgacgaattaaaaataaatcattcttattCAACTGAAATTCTACATTAGCTTATGATTCTTGAAGACATATAGGGCTGAAACTCATATGGGCTGTTcgtaataaaatagtaatatatgaatgtatacatatatatatatataattatatatatatattatatatatatatatatatatattatatattatatatatgtatatacagtagatatatgaatgtatatatatatatatatgtatatatattatgtattttatatatatatatgtatgcatatatgcatatttagaaatatatatatatatatatatatatatatatatatataatttattatatatatatatatatatatatatatatatatatatatatatatgtatatatatatatataatatatataatatatatatatatatatatatatatatatatatatatatatatatatatatatatatatatatatatatatatatatatatatatatatatatatatatatatatatatatatatatatatatatatatatatagagatatatatatagagagagagagag is part of the Macrobrachium rosenbergii isolate ZJJX-2024 chromosome 9, ASM4041242v1, whole genome shotgun sequence genome and encodes:
- the LOC136841909 gene encoding mucin-2-like, which codes for MPGSGASGGSHVVLGGSSGESHAAPSGGSPIAPSGYSPVAPSGYSPVAPSGYSPVAPSGSFPVLPSGDSPVAPSGSFPVLPSGDSPVAPSGGFPVLPSGGSPVAPSGYSPVAPSGYSPVAPSGSFPVLPSGDSPVAPSGGFPVAPSGGFPVAPSGYSPVAPSGYSPVAPSGSFPVLPSGDSPVAPSGGFPVLPSGYSPVAPSGGFPVLPSDDSPVAPSGGFPVLPSGDSPVAPSGGFPVLPSGDSPVAPSGGFPVAPSGYSPVAPSGYSPVAPSGSFPVLPSGDSPVAPSGGFPVAPSGYSPVGPSGSFPVLPSGDSPVAPSGGFPVLPSGDSPVAPSGGFPVLPSGDSPVAPSGGFPVLPSGDSPVAPSGYSPVVPSGSFPVLPSGDSPVAPSGGFPVLPSGDSPVAPSGSFPVLPSGDSPVAPSGGFPVVVPLVIPLFPVLPSGDSLVAPSGGFPVAPSGYSPVAPSGSFPVLPSSHFPVAPSGGSPVAPSSSFPVLPSAGSPVATSGGSPVGPSGSFPIPPSGGFPVLPSGGSPVGPSGSSPILPSGGSSVASSGGSPVGPSGSFPIPPSGGFPVLPSGGSPVGPSGSFPILPSGGSSVASSGGSPVGPSGSFPILPSGDSPVVPSGGSPVAPSGSFPILTSGDSPVAPSGGSPVAPSGSFPILTSGDSPVVPSGSFPILPSLVPPVAPSGGSPVAPSGSFPILPSGDSPVAPSGSFPIPPSGNSPVAPSGGSPVAPSGSFPILPSGDSPVAPSGSFPIPPSGNSPVAPSGGSPVAPSGSFPILPSGDSPVAHSGSFPILPSGDSPVAPSGDSPVAPSGDSPVAPSGSFPVLPSGDSPVAPLCFPVLPSDDSPVAPSGSFPVLPSGDSPVTPSGDSPVAPSGSFPVLSPGDSPVAPSGDSPVAPSGSFPVLPSDDSPVAPSGSFPVLPSDDSPVAPSGSFPVLPSDDSPVAPSGDFPVAPSGSFPVLPSGDSPVAPCGGSPVAPSGDSPIAASGGSPVAPTGDSPVAPSGGSPGETPCGVSPTCRRKKCCVVLLLPDKGQFHPSLTQPEARVQSHEDELYPWRLVDNGGSQSKKIGKGLTTSSQRIC